The following proteins are co-located in the Dehalococcoidia bacterium genome:
- a CDS encoding DUF5679 domain-containing protein: MVRKSIRTSQGEALGFRDAAGVRFMRNMEKGAQARCAKCKKTVTVAGPKATLLKGERPAIAGECPDCGTIIYRIVKL; this comes from the coding sequence ATGGTTAGGAAGAGTATTCGGACATCACAGGGTGAAGCCCTCGGCTTTCGAGATGCTGCGGGCGTCCGTTTCATGCGCAACATGGAGAAGGGGGCGCAAGCCCGCTGTGCGAAGTGCAAGAAAACGGTGACGGTTGCAGGCCCGAAAGCCACCCTTCTGAAGGGAGAGCGCCCCGCGATTGCAGGTGAATGCCCAGATTGCGGAACCATCATTTATAGAATCGTCAAACTGTGA